A region of Peromyscus maniculatus bairdii isolate BWxNUB_F1_BW_parent chromosome 7, HU_Pman_BW_mat_3.1, whole genome shotgun sequence DNA encodes the following proteins:
- the Sc5d gene encoding lathosterol oxidase codes for MDLVLSVADHYFFTPYVYPATWPEDNIVRQTISLLIVTNLGAYILYFFCATLSYYFVYDHSLMKHPQFLKNQVSREIIFTVKSLPWISIPTIALFLLELRGYSKLYDDIGDFPNGWIHLIISVLSFLFFTDMLIYWIHRGLHHRLVYKRIHKPHHIWKIPTPFASHAFHPVDGFLQSLPYHIYPFIFPLHKVVYLGLYVLVNVWTISIHDGDFRVPQFLRPFINGSAHHTDHHMFFDYNYGQYFTLWDRIGGSFKNPSSFEGKGPHSYVRKMAEREFNNLAVNGCKSEKVCNGEFTKTK; via the exons ATGGACCTGGTTCTCAGTGTTGCCGATCATTACTTCTTTACTCCATATGTGTATCCAGCCACGTGGCCCGAGGACAACATCGTCCGACAAACTATTAGTCTCCTGATTGTCACGAACCTGGGGGCTTATATCCTCTACTTCTTTTGTGCAACCCTGAGCTATTATTTTGTCTATGATCATTCATTAATGAAGCATCCACAGTTTTTAAAG AATCAAGTCTCTCGGGAGATCATATTCACCGTCAAGTCTTTGCCCTGGATAAGTATCCCCACCATTGCATTGTTCCTGCTGGAGTTGAGAGGCTACAGCAAGCTCTACGATGACATAGGAGACTTCCCAAATG GCTGGATTCATCTCATCATTAGCGTGCTATCCTTCCTCTTTTTCACGGATATGCTGATCTACTGGATTCACAGGGGCCTGCATCATAGACTGGTCTACAAG cgCATACATAAACCTCATCATATTTGGAAGATCCCCACTCCATTTGCAAGTCATGCTTTTCACCCTGTGGACGGCTTCCTCCAGAGTCTACCTTACCACATATACCCCTTTATCTTTCCACTGCACAAGGTGGTCTATTTAGGTTTATATGTCTTGGTTAATGTCTGGACAATTTCTATTCATGACGGTGATTTTCGTGTCCCCCAGTTCTTAAGGCCATTTATTAATGGGTCAGCTCATCACACAGACCACCACATGTTTTTTGACTATAACTATGGACAGTATTTCACATTGTGGGATAGAATTGGAGGctcttttaaaaatccttcctcctttgaAGGGAAAGGACCACATAGTTATGTGCGGAAGATGGCCGAAAGAGAGTTCAACAACCTTGCAGTAAATGGCTGTAAAAGCGAAAAAGTGTGCAATGGAGAGTTTACAAAGACTAAGTAG